The following are from one region of the Achromobacter xylosoxidans genome:
- the gcvA gene encoding transcriptional regulator GcvA produces the protein MRRFCPSLTDLQAFEVAARHSSFTRAAQELCVTQGAVSKQVKHLEEFVGIELFLRIRQGLVLTEAGRSYLTKIQAGLGQIEAATVELIAHQGQGGTLNLTCMPTFGARWLIPRLTAFMRLRPDIHVEFLPHRQGYDFSTPELDAAVRFGEGIWPGSGADYIVGREILPVCSPRLIPGGCAAPADLLAYPLLHHTSALEGWRDWFEQAGCDTRRSLEGARFDQYALLSQAAAAGFGVALIPRCLIEDELRDGKLAVAIQLPIRARMGYYLCYPEQKANLPTLQAFRTWLMEVSRAAEPQPREDARTDLK, from the coding sequence ATGCGGCGATTCTGTCCCTCACTCACGGATCTCCAGGCGTTCGAAGTCGCCGCGAGACATAGCAGCTTCACGCGCGCGGCCCAGGAATTGTGTGTCACGCAGGGTGCGGTCAGTAAGCAGGTGAAACATCTGGAGGAGTTCGTCGGCATCGAACTATTCCTGCGGATCAGGCAAGGCCTGGTCCTGACCGAGGCCGGACGCAGCTACCTGACCAAGATCCAGGCCGGGCTGGGGCAGATCGAAGCCGCCACCGTGGAACTGATCGCGCACCAGGGGCAGGGCGGCACGCTCAACCTGACCTGTATGCCGACCTTCGGCGCGCGCTGGCTGATCCCGCGCCTGACCGCCTTCATGCGCCTGCGGCCGGATATCCACGTCGAATTCCTGCCTCACCGCCAGGGCTATGACTTCTCCACCCCTGAACTGGACGCCGCCGTGCGCTTCGGCGAAGGCATCTGGCCAGGCAGCGGGGCGGACTACATCGTCGGCCGCGAAATTCTGCCGGTCTGCAGCCCGCGCCTGATCCCGGGCGGCTGTGCGGCGCCCGCGGACCTGCTGGCCTATCCGCTGCTGCACCACACCTCGGCGCTGGAAGGCTGGCGCGACTGGTTCGAGCAGGCCGGCTGCGATACCCGGCGCAGCCTGGAAGGCGCGCGCTTTGACCAGTATGCGCTGCTGTCGCAGGCCGCCGCGGCTGGCTTCGGCGTGGCGCTGATTCCGCGCTGCCTGATCGAAGACGAGCTGCGCGACGGCAAGCTGGCCGTCGCCATCCAGCTGCCGATCCGGGCGCGCATGGGGTACTACCTGTGCTACCCGGAGCAGAAGGCCAATCTTCCGACCCTGCAGGCTTTCCGCACCTGGCTGATGGAAGTGTCGCGGGCCGCCGAGCCGCAGCCGCGGGAAGATGCGCGGACCGATCTAAAATAG
- the glcF gene encoding glycolate oxidase subunit GlcF — protein sequence MQTNLASWARDTDLGKEADAILRRCVHCGFCTATCPTYQVLGDELDSPRGRIYLIKQVLEGAEPTQSTQQHLDRCLTCRNCETTCPSGVQYGHLVDIGRKIVEERVPRSWADKTKRTLLRKTMLSPLFAPAMRLGQAVRGMLPEALKRKVPERRAAGPLPQVAGHARQVLMLAGCVQPAMMPTIDAATIRVLDAVGIGARIAPGAGCCGAASFHLDAQDDALAQMRANVDAWWPLLQDGKVEAIVMNASGCGAMVKEYAHHLRHDPAYAQKAADIVALVKDVAEIVAPHAAQLRSRLPAGTRAAFHPPCTLQHWQGLRPLSEQLLADLGFALQPFADKHLCCGSAGAYSVLNPEIALELRDRKLGAIAAGGPDVILSANIGCIGHLQSGTDTPVRHWIEVVDEQLRQPAGQRGA from the coding sequence ATGCAAACCAATCTGGCATCCTGGGCACGCGATACCGATCTGGGCAAGGAGGCCGACGCCATCCTGCGGCGTTGCGTGCACTGCGGCTTCTGCACCGCGACCTGTCCGACGTATCAGGTGCTGGGCGACGAGCTGGACAGCCCGCGCGGACGCATCTATCTGATCAAGCAGGTGCTGGAGGGCGCCGAGCCCACGCAGTCCACGCAGCAGCACCTGGACCGCTGCCTGACTTGCCGCAATTGCGAGACCACTTGCCCGTCCGGCGTCCAGTACGGCCATCTGGTGGATATCGGCCGCAAGATCGTCGAAGAGCGCGTGCCGCGCAGCTGGGCCGACAAGACCAAACGCACCTTGTTGCGCAAGACCATGCTGTCGCCGCTGTTCGCGCCCGCGATGCGGCTGGGGCAGGCGGTGCGCGGCATGCTGCCGGAGGCGCTCAAGCGCAAGGTGCCGGAGCGCCGCGCGGCGGGGCCGCTGCCGCAGGTGGCGGGCCATGCGCGCCAGGTGCTGATGCTGGCGGGCTGCGTGCAGCCCGCCATGATGCCGACCATCGATGCGGCCACCATCCGCGTGCTGGACGCGGTGGGCATAGGCGCGCGCATCGCCCCCGGCGCCGGCTGCTGCGGTGCGGCCAGTTTCCACCTGGACGCGCAGGACGATGCGCTGGCGCAGATGCGCGCCAACGTTGATGCCTGGTGGCCGCTGCTGCAGGATGGCAAGGTCGAGGCCATTGTGATGAACGCGTCCGGCTGCGGCGCCATGGTCAAGGAGTATGCGCATCACCTGCGGCACGATCCGGCCTACGCGCAAAAGGCTGCGGACATCGTGGCGCTGGTGAAGGACGTGGCCGAGATCGTCGCGCCGCATGCGGCGCAACTGCGTTCGCGGCTGCCGGCGGGCACGCGCGCGGCCTTCCATCCGCCATGCACGCTGCAGCATTGGCAAGGCCTGCGGCCGCTGTCGGAACAATTGCTGGCGGATCTGGGTTTTGCATTGCAGCCATTCGCCGACAAGCACTTGTGCTGCGGTTCGGCGGGCGCCTATTCGGTGTTGAATCCGGAGATCGCGCTGGAACTGCGCGACCGCAAGCTGGGCGCGATCGCCGCGGGCGGACCGGACGTGATCCTGTCCGCCAACATCGGCTGCATCGGCCACCTGCAAAGCGGCACCGACACGCCGGTGCGGCATTGGATCGAAGTGGTTGACGAACAGTTGCGCCAGCCTGCGGGCCAGCGCGGCGCGTAG
- a CDS encoding Bug family tripartite tricarboxylate transporter substrate binding protein codes for MQRRKVVLGLCVAAATLAAPLTSGIAHAEDAYPTKPIRLIVPFPPGGTTDIVGRLFADKLGKELGQTVVVENRGGAGGSIGSAFVASSAPDGYTLGIATVSTHGINPAIYPNLPFDGEKDFTPVSNLAAVPNIMTINPKVQAKNIADFIKLAKSEPGKLTYASAGNGSVSHMMGELFKMASGTNLMHVPYRGVGPALNDALAGQVDVMYDNLPSSLPHVQSGRLIAMAVASPKRVAALPDVPTFAEAGLPAVNDASWFGLVAPAKLPQPVLDKLNAAVQKVSAEADVKSRLEALGAAPAANTPAEFAAQISAEIAKNKRIAKEANVKID; via the coding sequence ATGCAACGCCGTAAAGTAGTACTGGGCCTGTGCGTCGCCGCCGCGACCCTCGCCGCGCCGCTGACCTCGGGTATCGCGCACGCTGAAGACGCGTATCCGACCAAGCCCATCCGCCTGATCGTTCCCTTCCCGCCCGGTGGCACCACCGACATCGTCGGCCGCCTGTTCGCCGACAAGCTCGGCAAGGAACTGGGCCAGACCGTCGTGGTGGAAAACCGCGGCGGCGCCGGCGGTTCGATCGGCAGCGCCTTCGTCGCCAGCAGTGCGCCGGACGGCTACACCCTGGGCATCGCCACCGTGAGCACCCACGGCATCAACCCGGCCATCTACCCGAACCTGCCGTTCGATGGCGAGAAGGACTTCACGCCCGTCTCGAACCTGGCGGCCGTGCCCAACATCATGACCATCAACCCGAAGGTCCAGGCCAAGAACATCGCCGACTTCATCAAGCTGGCCAAGAGCGAGCCGGGCAAGCTGACCTACGCGTCGGCCGGCAACGGTTCGGTTTCGCACATGATGGGCGAGCTGTTCAAGATGGCTTCGGGCACCAACCTGATGCACGTGCCGTACCGCGGCGTGGGCCCGGCGCTGAACGACGCGCTGGCCGGCCAGGTCGACGTCATGTATGACAACCTGCCCTCCTCGCTGCCGCACGTGCAGTCCGGCCGCCTGATCGCCATGGCCGTGGCCTCGCCCAAGCGCGTGGCCGCCCTGCCCGACGTGCCCACGTTCGCCGAAGCCGGCCTGCCGGCCGTGAACGACGCGTCCTGGTTCGGCCTGGTGGCTCCCGCCAAGCTGCCCCAGCCCGTGCTGGACAAGCTGAACGCCGCCGTGCAGAAGGTCAGCGCCGAAGCCGACGTCAAGAGCCGCCTGGAAGCCCTGGGCGCGGCGCCGGCCGCCAACACTCCGGCCGAATTCGCGGCGCAGATCTCGGCTGAAATCGCCAAGAACAAGCGCATCGCCAAAGAAGCCAACGTGAAGATCGACTAA
- the mnmA gene encoding tRNA 2-thiouridine(34) synthase MnmA, which translates to MSQKLTKKGRVVVGMSGGVDSSVTAWLLKQQGYEVVGLFMKNWEDDDDSEYCSTRQDLLDAASVADLVGVEFEFVNFAAEYKDRVFAEFLREYSAGRTPNPDVLCNAEIKFKAFLDHAMALGAEHIATGHYARVREVPAEGGGTQFQLLKALDASKDQSYFLHRLNQAQLSRTMFPLGEIHKTEVRRIAHEIGLHNAAKKDSTGICFIGERPFREFLNRYLPTEPGPIMTPEGQKVGRHEGLSFYTLGQRKGLGVGGVKGRQREDGTAEAWYVARKDLERNVLYVVQGHDHPWLLSGELRAQDASWVAGHAPAAGAYGAKTRYRQADAACSLEGAAGGTFSLSFTEPQWAVTPGQSAVLYDGEVCLGGGIIL; encoded by the coding sequence ATGAGTCAAAAACTTACCAAGAAAGGCCGCGTTGTCGTCGGCATGTCCGGCGGGGTCGATTCTTCGGTCACCGCCTGGCTGCTCAAGCAGCAAGGCTACGAGGTCGTCGGCCTGTTCATGAAGAACTGGGAAGACGACGACGATTCCGAATACTGCTCCACCCGCCAAGACCTGCTGGACGCCGCCAGCGTCGCGGATCTGGTCGGGGTCGAGTTCGAGTTCGTCAATTTCGCCGCCGAATACAAGGACCGCGTGTTCGCGGAGTTCCTGCGCGAGTACTCCGCGGGCCGCACGCCGAACCCGGACGTGCTGTGCAATGCCGAGATCAAGTTCAAGGCCTTTCTGGACCACGCCATGGCGCTGGGCGCCGAGCACATCGCCACCGGCCACTACGCCCGAGTGCGCGAGGTGCCGGCCGAGGGGGGCGGCACGCAGTTTCAACTGCTCAAGGCGCTGGACGCGTCCAAGGACCAGAGCTACTTCCTGCACCGGCTGAACCAGGCGCAGTTGTCGCGCACCATGTTCCCGCTGGGTGAGATCCACAAGACCGAGGTGCGGCGCATTGCGCACGAGATCGGCCTGCATAACGCCGCCAAGAAGGATTCCACTGGCATCTGCTTCATCGGCGAGCGGCCGTTCCGCGAGTTCCTGAACCGCTATCTGCCGACCGAGCCTGGCCCGATCATGACGCCGGAAGGGCAGAAGGTCGGCCGCCACGAAGGGCTGTCGTTCTATACGCTGGGCCAGCGCAAGGGCCTGGGCGTGGGCGGGGTGAAGGGGCGCCAGCGCGAGGACGGTACGGCCGAAGCCTGGTACGTGGCGCGCAAGGATCTGGAGCGCAATGTGCTCTACGTGGTGCAGGGGCATGACCACCCCTGGCTGTTGTCGGGCGAGCTGCGGGCGCAGGACGCGAGCTGGGTCGCTGGTCACGCGCCGGCCGCGGGCGCCTATGGCGCCAAGACGCGCTACCGCCAGGCCGATGCCGCGTGCAGCCTGGAAGGCGCCGC
- a CDS encoding N-formylglutamate amidohydrolase — protein MRITQPLSYRLDLPQQYPDSDSSAPLVLDSPHSGTAYPPDFAAAVDFGALRTAEDTWVDDLWGDAIEMGVPMIAAAFPRAYIDANRSPDEIDELLLDAAWPDAINASPKVKLGKGLIWRMLDDGTPLYNRKLTVAEVRHRIDACWKPYHAALGQVLDAAHKKFGKVWHINCHSMPSIAGAYATDRPGLVHPDFVLGDRDGSTSDPAFREFIAAWLRERGYNVTVNDPYKGVELVRAFGRPEEGRHSLQIEINRKLYMDEVSLRPSENYGRLKADLRELTAALITWTRAQTA, from the coding sequence ATGCGAATTACCCAACCCCTGTCTTACCGGCTCGACCTCCCGCAGCAATATCCTGATTCGGACTCCTCGGCTCCCCTCGTGCTGGACTCCCCGCACAGCGGCACCGCCTACCCCCCCGATTTCGCGGCTGCGGTGGACTTTGGCGCATTGCGCACCGCCGAGGACACCTGGGTTGACGACCTGTGGGGCGACGCCATCGAAATGGGCGTACCGATGATTGCCGCCGCGTTCCCGCGCGCCTACATCGACGCCAACCGCTCGCCCGACGAAATCGACGAATTGCTGCTGGACGCCGCCTGGCCCGACGCCATCAACGCCTCGCCCAAGGTCAAGCTGGGCAAGGGCCTGATCTGGCGCATGCTGGACGACGGCACGCCGCTCTACAACCGCAAGCTGACGGTCGCGGAAGTGCGCCACCGCATCGACGCCTGCTGGAAGCCCTACCACGCCGCGCTGGGCCAGGTGCTGGACGCCGCCCACAAGAAGTTCGGCAAGGTCTGGCACATCAACTGCCACTCCATGCCCAGCATCGCCGGCGCCTACGCCACCGACCGCCCGGGCCTGGTGCACCCCGACTTCGTGCTGGGCGACCGCGACGGCAGCACCAGCGACCCGGCCTTCCGCGAATTCATCGCCGCCTGGCTGCGCGAACGCGGCTACAACGTCACCGTCAACGATCCCTACAAGGGCGTGGAACTGGTGCGCGCCTTCGGCCGCCCCGAAGAAGGCCGCCACAGCCTGCAGATCGAGATCAACCGCAAGCTCTACATGGACGAAGTCTCGCTGCGTCCTTCCGAAAACTACGGCCGCCTGAAGGCCGATCTGCGCGAACTCACCGCCGCGCTGATCACCTGGACTCGCGCGCAAACGGCTTGA
- a CDS encoding NAD(P) transhydrogenase subunit alpha, with amino-acid sequence MEAINPTLMNLIIFVLAIYVGYHVVWNVTPALHTPLMAVTNAISAIIIVGAMLAAALTEGGLARGMGVFAVALAAVNVFGGFLVTRRMLEMFKKKDRKAGKEEAK; translated from the coding sequence ATGGAAGCGATCAACCCCACCCTGATGAATCTCATCATCTTCGTGCTGGCCATCTATGTCGGCTACCACGTCGTGTGGAACGTCACCCCCGCCCTGCACACGCCCTTGATGGCCGTCACCAATGCCATTTCCGCCATCATCATCGTGGGCGCCATGCTGGCGGCCGCGCTGACCGAAGGCGGGCTGGCGCGCGGCATGGGCGTGTTCGCCGTGGCGCTGGCCGCGGTCAACGTGTTCGGCGGTTTTCTCGTGACCCGGCGCATGCTGGAAATGTTCAAGAAGAAGGACCGCAAGGCAGGCAAGGAGGAAGCGAAATGA
- a CDS encoding Re/Si-specific NAD(P)(+) transhydrogenase subunit alpha — translation MHIGIPKETRDGETRVAATPETVKKYVGGKHTVIVERGAGTAARYLDEAYEAAGATLGTAQDALGAELVMKVRAPSAAELPQMKSGAVVVGMLDPFDAEGIQQIAAAGLTGFALEAAPRITRAQSLDVLSSQANLAGYKAVLLAAHHYGRLIPMMMTAAGTLKAARAVVLGTGVAGLQAIATAKRLGAVVEASDVRPAAREQVESLGAKFIDVPFETDEEREIAQGTGGYARPMPPAWMARQAALVSERCKQADIVVTTALIPGRPAPTLVSAETVAAMKPGSVLVDLAVERGGNCPLSEKGLVVEKHGVTIIGLTNLPGLVATDASALYARNIQDFLKLIINADGALAIQRDDEIVAACLVCEGGNVARRN, via the coding sequence ATGCACATCGGGATACCAAAAGAAACCCGAGACGGGGAAACTCGTGTCGCAGCAACACCGGAGACCGTCAAGAAGTACGTAGGCGGGAAACACACCGTCATCGTGGAGCGCGGGGCAGGCACTGCCGCCCGCTATCTCGACGAAGCCTATGAGGCAGCGGGCGCCACGCTCGGCACCGCCCAGGATGCGCTGGGGGCAGAACTCGTCATGAAGGTGCGCGCGCCTTCTGCCGCGGAACTGCCCCAGATGAAATCCGGGGCTGTCGTGGTCGGCATGCTGGATCCCTTCGACGCCGAAGGCATCCAGCAGATCGCCGCCGCCGGACTCACCGGATTCGCGCTGGAAGCCGCGCCCCGCATCACGCGGGCCCAGAGCCTGGACGTGCTGTCCTCCCAGGCCAACCTGGCCGGCTACAAGGCCGTGCTGCTGGCGGCGCACCACTACGGCCGCCTCATACCCATGATGATGACTGCCGCGGGCACGCTGAAGGCCGCCCGCGCCGTCGTGCTGGGCACTGGCGTGGCCGGGCTGCAGGCCATCGCCACCGCCAAGCGGCTGGGCGCGGTGGTCGAAGCCTCGGACGTGCGCCCCGCCGCGCGCGAACAGGTGGAATCGCTGGGCGCCAAGTTCATCGACGTGCCTTTCGAGACGGACGAAGAACGCGAGATCGCGCAAGGCACGGGCGGCTACGCCCGGCCCATGCCGCCCGCCTGGATGGCGCGGCAGGCCGCGCTCGTGTCCGAGCGCTGCAAGCAGGCCGACATCGTCGTCACCACGGCGCTGATTCCCGGCCGCCCCGCCCCCACGCTAGTGTCCGCGGAAACCGTCGCGGCCATGAAGCCGGGTTCGGTGCTGGTGGACCTGGCGGTCGAACGCGGCGGCAATTGCCCGCTGTCCGAGAAAGGCCTGGTGGTGGAAAAGCATGGCGTGACGATCATCGGGCTGACCAACCTGCCCGGCCTGGTCGCGACCGACGCTTCGGCGCTGTATGCGCGCAACATCCAGGATTTCCTGAAGCTCATCATCAATGCGGACGGCGCGCTGGCGATCCAGCGCGACGATGAAATCGTCGCGGCCTGCCTGGTGTGCGAAGGCGGCAACGTGGCGCGGAGGAACTAA
- a CDS encoding NAD(P)(+) transhydrogenase (Re/Si-specific) subunit beta — translation MISLNLVTLLYLIASVCFIQALKGLSHPTTSRLGNAFGMAGMAIAVLTTAALIVGLARDGAATIGLGWVVLGLLVGGSIGTLMAKRVEMTKMPELVAFMHSMIGLAAVAIAVAVVAEPHAFGIVPVGVPIPTGNRFELFIGTFVGAITFSGSVIAFGKLSGKYKFRLFQGAPVVFSGQHMLNLALALLMLACGIWFMLTQEWTPFVIMTLIAFVLGVLIIIPIGGADMPVVVSMLNSYSGWAAAGIGFSLNNPMLIIAGSLVGSSGAILSYIMCKAMNRSFFNVILGGFGGQAGAGAAAGDAQQRSVKSGSPDDAAFLMTNAESVTIVPGYGLAVARAQHALKELAEKLTERGVTVKYAIHPVAGRMPGHMNVLLAEAEVPYDQVFEMEDINSEFGQTDVVLVLGANDVVNPAAKNDPKSPIAGMPILEAYKARTVIVNKRSMASGYAGLDNELFYMDRTMMVFGDAKKVLEDMVKAVE, via the coding sequence ATGATCTCGCTGAACCTCGTCACCCTGCTGTACCTGATCGCCTCGGTCTGCTTCATCCAGGCGCTCAAGGGCCTGTCGCATCCGACCACGTCGCGGCTGGGCAATGCGTTCGGCATGGCCGGCATGGCGATCGCCGTGCTGACCACGGCCGCGCTCATCGTCGGGCTGGCGCGCGACGGCGCCGCCACCATCGGCCTGGGCTGGGTCGTGTTGGGCCTCTTGGTGGGCGGCTCCATCGGCACGCTGATGGCCAAGCGCGTCGAGATGACCAAGATGCCCGAGCTGGTCGCCTTCATGCACAGCATGATCGGCCTGGCGGCGGTCGCGATTGCGGTAGCCGTGGTGGCCGAACCGCATGCCTTCGGCATCGTGCCCGTCGGCGTGCCGATTCCCACCGGCAACCGCTTCGAGCTGTTCATCGGCACCTTCGTCGGCGCCATCACGTTCTCGGGTTCGGTCATCGCCTTCGGCAAACTGTCGGGCAAGTACAAGTTCCGCCTGTTCCAGGGCGCGCCGGTGGTGTTCTCGGGCCAGCACATGCTGAACCTGGCGCTGGCGCTGCTGATGCTGGCATGCGGCATCTGGTTCATGCTCACACAGGAATGGACGCCGTTCGTCATCATGACGCTCATCGCCTTCGTGCTGGGCGTCCTGATCATCATCCCGATCGGCGGCGCCGACATGCCGGTGGTGGTGTCCATGCTGAACAGCTACTCGGGCTGGGCGGCAGCCGGCATCGGCTTCTCGCTGAACAACCCCATGCTGATCATCGCCGGTTCGCTGGTGGGTTCTTCGGGCGCGATCCTGTCCTACATCATGTGCAAGGCGATGAACCGCTCGTTCTTCAACGTCATCCTGGGCGGCTTCGGCGGCCAGGCCGGCGCGGGCGCCGCGGCGGGCGATGCGCAGCAGCGCAGCGTCAAGTCGGGCAGCCCCGACGACGCCGCCTTCCTGATGACCAACGCCGAAAGCGTGACCATCGTTCCCGGCTACGGCCTGGCGGTGGCGCGCGCGCAGCACGCGCTGAAGGAACTGGCGGAAAAGCTCACCGAGCGCGGCGTGACCGTCAAGTACGCCATCCACCCGGTGGCGGGACGCATGCCCGGCCACATGAACGTGCTGCTGGCCGAGGCCGAAGTGCCTTACGACCAGGTCTTCGAAATGGAAGACATCAACAGCGAGTTCGGCCAGACCGACGTGGTGCTGGTGCTGGGCGCGAACGACGTGGTGAATCCGGCCGCCAAGAACGACCCGAAGTCGCCCATTGCCGGCATGCCCATCCTGGAAGCCTACAAGGCCCGCACCGTGATCGTGAACAAGCGGTCCATGGCTTCGGGCTACGCGGGCCTGGACAACGAGCTCTTCTACATGGACCGCACGATGATGGTTTTCGGCGACGCCAAGAAGGTGCTTGAAGACATGGTCAAGGCCGTGGAGTAA